The following coding sequences are from one Natrinema sp. CBA1119 window:
- a CDS encoding TATA-box-binding protein, which yields MTDLTDTLSTENVVASTSIDQELNLEALSNDLNGVDYNPEQFPGLVYRTNNPKAATLIFRSGKMVCTGASSVDDVNSAISITFDQLQELGIEIPDDPEIIIQNIVTSGDLGKTLNLNGAAIGLGLERIEYEPEQFPGLVYRGEDLDAVALLFGSGKIIITGGTEIDEARDVIQNIASKLQDLGLL from the coding sequence ATGACAGATCTAACAGATACTCTCTCTACAGAGAATGTTGTCGCCTCTACCAGTATCGACCAAGAACTCAACTTAGAAGCACTATCAAACGATCTTAACGGAGTAGACTATAATCCAGAACAATTCCCAGGATTAGTCTACAGAACAAATAACCCGAAAGCCGCAACCCTGATTTTCCGATCTGGGAAAATGGTCTGCACCGGAGCGTCCTCAGTCGATGATGTGAACTCCGCTATTTCCATAACCTTCGATCAACTTCAAGAGCTAGGGATCGAGATACCAGATGACCCAGAGATTATCATACAGAATATTGTGACCAGCGGTGATTTAGGGAAGACACTGAACTTGAACGGGGCTGCTATCGGGCTGGGGTTAGAACGCATTGAGTATGAACCAGAGCAATTCCCTGGATTGGTTTACCGCGGCGAGGATTTAGATGCGGTAGCTCTCCTCTTTGGGAGCGGAAAAATCATAATCACTGGAGGCACGGAAATCGATGAAGCAAGAGACGTTATTCAAAATATTGCTTCAAAGCTTCAAGACTTAGGTCTGCTGTAA
- a CDS encoding cbb3-type cytochrome c oxidase subunit I — protein MSELPPQTTIKRWLVTTNHKDVGILYIATALFFLIAGGVLALLFRAHLWEFGGTGLLTNTEYNQSVSIHGLLMVFWFISPLGFGFGNYIVPLQIGAKDMAFPRLNALSYWFYLFSGLLILFSFFQGTTWANGWYMYAPLNVPIYNPGYTLTMGGNATILAVTLFVLSTTLSTVNFLTTIHRCRAEGLGLWNMPLVTWGILLTVWMMLFAFAALLAALILMLTDRLLLTQYFATAQGSSLLWAHLFWFFGHPEVYIVFFPALGIMFETFQTFTGRRIVGRKWVIIAMVLVAVQSFLVWMHHMFLTTINLPIKTLFMATTIGISLPFDLMVFALIYTMVKGRVRFTTPFLFTLGALVLFIIGGITGVFLGAVVLDYEFRGTYWVVAHFHYVMVAGVTALIGGLYYWWPKISGKMYDERLGKLSFAVYFVGFNLLYFPMFLAWETPRRVFHYPEGTELLHQIATVGAFVIGTGVLLVFVTLAKSFVSGPDAPDNPWAYSRTAEWATTSPPPLENWPNRPSYANGRLEFVDDATATDGGAVAHERTGEVESLEADHEDHASIWPFGIGLGMFVMFLGLSGLTPYVADFATARGAEFPGTVAGSENVLYPALSLVGVGILGIALFQYGREEFNAPEMAIAERWPFEGVGTTKTGIWFFLASDVVVFGAVIGAYVFMRIHAGWGNFETVPPSATIGLINTYVLITSSFTVILALVMAERGNKRGLLASMGVTLLLGLTFLAIKGYEWSQEFAHGIYWFTELQYSMYFVTTGLHALHVIFGLLIATFMIYRIVSVDAYLEDNRPVEFFGLYWHFVDIVWVILFPLFYLM, from the coding sequence ATGAGTGAACTCCCACCGCAGACGACCATCAAGCGGTGGCTGGTGACGACTAACCACAAGGACGTTGGAATTCTGTACATCGCGACGGCGCTGTTCTTCCTCATCGCCGGCGGCGTCCTCGCATTGCTGTTCCGCGCTCACCTCTGGGAGTTCGGCGGCACCGGACTCCTCACGAACACCGAGTATAATCAGTCGGTCTCGATTCACGGGCTGTTGATGGTGTTCTGGTTTATTTCACCGCTCGGGTTTGGCTTTGGGAACTATATCGTTCCGCTCCAGATCGGGGCGAAGGACATGGCATTTCCGCGTCTGAATGCGCTGAGTTACTGGTTCTACCTGTTCTCAGGCCTTCTCATCCTCTTCTCGTTCTTCCAGGGGACGACGTGGGCCAACGGCTGGTACATGTACGCGCCGCTGAACGTGCCGATCTACAATCCCGGTTACACGCTGACGATGGGCGGCAATGCGACGATCCTCGCGGTGACCCTGTTTGTCCTGTCGACCACCCTCAGTACGGTGAATTTCCTGACGACGATCCACCGCTGTCGCGCCGAGGGCCTCGGCCTGTGGAACATGCCGCTGGTCACGTGGGGGATCCTCCTGACTGTCTGGATGATGCTGTTCGCGTTCGCGGCGCTGCTGGCCGCACTGATCCTCATGTTGACCGATCGCCTCCTGCTCACGCAATACTTCGCGACCGCCCAGGGCTCGAGCCTGCTGTGGGCTCACCTCTTCTGGTTCTTCGGCCATCCGGAGGTGTATATCGTCTTTTTCCCTGCGCTGGGGATCATGTTCGAAACATTCCAGACGTTCACTGGCCGACGAATCGTCGGCCGGAAGTGGGTCATCATCGCGATGGTGCTCGTCGCGGTACAGTCCTTCCTGGTCTGGATGCACCACATGTTTCTGACGACGATCAACCTCCCAATCAAGACGCTGTTCATGGCGACGACAATCGGGATTTCGCTTCCCTTCGATCTGATGGTCTTCGCGTTGATCTACACGATGGTCAAGGGTCGCGTCCGATTCACGACACCGTTTCTGTTCACCCTCGGCGCGCTCGTCCTGTTTATCATCGGTGGCATTACGGGCGTCTTCCTCGGTGCAGTCGTCCTCGACTACGAGTTCAGGGGTACCTATTGGGTCGTCGCGCACTTCCACTACGTGATGGTGGCGGGCGTCACCGCGCTGATCGGCGGCCTCTACTACTGGTGGCCGAAGATCTCCGGCAAGATGTACGACGAACGGCTCGGGAAACTCAGCTTCGCCGTTTACTTTGTCGGTTTCAATCTGCTGTACTTCCCGATGTTCCTCGCGTGGGAGACGCCGCGACGCGTCTTCCACTACCCTGAGGGGACCGAACTCCTCCACCAGATTGCGACCGTCGGGGCATTCGTCATCGGTACAGGGGTTCTCCTCGTTTTCGTTACACTCGCGAAGAGTTTCGTTTCGGGACCCGACGCGCCCGATAACCCGTGGGCATACTCGCGAACTGCCGAGTGGGCGACCACGTCGCCGCCGCCGCTCGAGAACTGGCCGAACCGGCCCAGCTACGCGAACGGTCGCCTCGAGTTCGTCGACGACGCGACGGCGACCGACGGCGGTGCGGTCGCCCACGAGCGCACTGGGGAGGTGGAGTCGCTCGAGGCCGACCACGAGGATCACGCGAGCATCTGGCCGTTCGGAATCGGGCTCGGCATGTTCGTCATGTTCCTCGGGCTGTCGGGGCTGACACCCTACGTCGCCGACTTCGCGACCGCACGCGGCGCTGAATTCCCTGGCACGGTCGCCGGATCGGAGAACGTACTCTATCCCGCGCTCTCGCTCGTCGGCGTCGGCATCCTGGGAATCGCGCTGTTCCAGTACGGGCGCGAGGAATTCAACGCACCCGAGATGGCCATCGCCGAGCGCTGGCCGTTCGAGGGGGTCGGCACGACGAAGACCGGTATCTGGTTCTTCCTGGCCTCAGACGTCGTCGTCTTCGGTGCCGTCATCGGAGCGTACGTCTTTATGCGGATCCACGCCGGCTGGGGTAACTTCGAGACTGTGCCACCGTCGGCGACGATCGGCCTGATCAACACCTACGTCCTGATCACCTCGAGTTTCACGGTCATTCTCGCGCTGGTGATGGCCGAACGCGGGAACAAGCGCGGGCTGCTGGCGTCGATGGGGGTCACGCTGCTGCTCGGACTCACGTTCCTCGCCATCAAAGGCTATGAGTGGAGCCAGGAGTTCGCTCACGGCATCTACTGGTTCACCGAACTCCAGTACTCGATGTATTTCGTGACGACCGGATTACACGCGCTGCACGTCATCTTCGGCCTGCTCATCGCGACGTTCATGATCTACCGAATCGTGAGCGTCGATGCCTACCTCGAGGACAACCGTCCGGTGGAGTTCTTCGGGCTCTACTGGCACTTCGTCGACATCGTCTGGGTGATTCTCTTCCCGCTGTTCTACCTAATGTAG
- a CDS encoding transcription initiation factor IIB family protein has protein sequence MTERTDTNSQSQTELLERITAIQTDLGIDETTREYAMSIVAEIPSREIWIRSPTRTAAAALLMACRLREIPVRVTVLAEQTSVTKANILDEMQRLSNELEIAIPLEDPTTILEETCGELAIPESVENRAIRLAELGDSAGVTSGVSPYTFAAAVLYIVCTASDVDLSQAEIASHLDVSTATLRDRRDDLLEATGGQLFERRFPEASSDAIALVDSLLRDARDANWAANKRFLGLVAGAWLYTARQYDLETSVADFASLTGISESTIQARYDQYDAHRNPSRTPQGKCDP, from the coding sequence ATGACCGAGCGTACTGACACAAATTCGCAGTCGCAGACGGAACTACTCGAGCGAATAACGGCGATACAGACGGATCTCGGCATCGACGAAACGACCCGCGAGTACGCAATGTCGATTGTCGCGGAGATACCCTCCCGAGAAATCTGGATTCGATCGCCGACGCGGACGGCCGCCGCGGCATTGCTCATGGCGTGTCGTCTACGGGAGATACCGGTTCGCGTCACCGTGCTGGCCGAACAAACGTCGGTCACGAAAGCGAACATTCTCGACGAAATGCAGCGCCTCTCGAACGAACTCGAGATCGCGATCCCGCTCGAGGATCCAACGACGATCCTCGAAGAGACATGCGGTGAACTCGCCATTCCGGAATCCGTTGAAAACCGAGCGATACGACTCGCCGAACTCGGCGACTCCGCTGGCGTCACGAGCGGTGTCTCTCCGTACACCTTTGCCGCGGCGGTCCTCTACATCGTCTGTACAGCCAGTGACGTCGACCTCTCCCAGGCGGAAATTGCATCTCACCTCGACGTGTCGACCGCGACACTTCGCGATCGACGCGACGACCTGCTCGAGGCGACGGGAGGTCAGCTGTTCGAACGTCGGTTTCCCGAGGCGTCCAGTGACGCGATCGCCCTCGTCGATTCGCTGCTCCGGGACGCTCGGGACGCGAACTGGGCCGCTAACAAGCGGTTCCTTGGACTCGTCGCCGGCGCGTGGTTGTATACGGCACGACAGTACGATCTCGAGACCTCCGTCGCCGATTTCGCATCGCTCACTGGGATCAGTGAATCAACGATTCAGGCTCGTTACGATCAGTACGACGCTCACCGTAATCCGTCTCGGACGCCGCAAGGCAAATGTGATCCGTGA
- a CDS encoding multidrug efflux SMR transporter, producing the protein MAWYILIIAALFEIGWAIGLEYSDGFSNPIPTFGTIIALLISMILLAQAVKELPIGTAYAVWTGIGAVGTASLGMILFDEPVSILRILFIGVIVIGIVGLNITSAGH; encoded by the coding sequence ATGGCGTGGTATATTCTGATAATTGCAGCATTGTTCGAGATTGGATGGGCAATCGGTCTCGAATACTCCGATGGGTTCTCAAACCCAATTCCCACGTTTGGAACTATTATCGCTCTTCTCATCAGTATGATCCTACTGGCACAAGCTGTCAAAGAACTCCCTATCGGGACTGCTTATGCTGTCTGGACTGGTATTGGGGCTGTAGGAACGGCCTCATTAGGGATGATCTTGTTTGACGAACCGGTTAGTATTCTTCGGATTTTATTCATTGGTGTGATTGTTATTGGCATCGTTGGTCTCAACATCACGTCGGCAGGTCATTAA